From one Butyricimonas faecihominis genomic stretch:
- a CDS encoding purine-nucleoside phosphorylase, with protein sequence MLDKIRESSKYLAPFVKGEHTIGIILGTGLGELGKSIEIEHAIPYMAIPNFPVSTVQGHRGELLIGSFGGKKVIAMQGRFHYYEGYSMKEVTFPVRVMHALGVKTLFVSNAAGGVNTNYLVGDLMIIRDHINLFPEHPLRGKNIDELGPRFPGMAEAYSKRLIQLAEEAGNKLNIPLQKGVYAGLQGPSFETPAEYNWIRVIGGDAVGMSTVPEVIVARHMNMECFGMSVITNSTASEELIKTNHAEVQDVGNHAQPRMGAIFKEIISKL encoded by the coding sequence ATGTTAGACAAGATACGAGAAAGTAGCAAATACTTGGCCCCCTTCGTGAAAGGAGAACACACAATTGGTATTATTCTGGGAACAGGGTTGGGAGAACTGGGAAAATCAATCGAGATCGAACACGCAATCCCGTACATGGCGATTCCTAATTTCCCCGTTTCCACAGTACAAGGACATCGGGGAGAATTGCTTATCGGGTCCTTCGGGGGTAAAAAAGTCATTGCTATGCAGGGACGTTTTCACTATTACGAGGGTTATTCAATGAAAGAAGTGACCTTCCCCGTGAGAGTGATGCACGCTCTCGGGGTAAAAACTCTTTTCGTTTCCAACGCGGCCGGGGGCGTGAACACGAATTACTTGGTTGGTGACCTGATGATCATTCGGGATCATATCAACCTATTCCCGGAACACCCGCTACGGGGTAAAAATATCGACGAACTCGGTCCCCGTTTTCCCGGAATGGCCGAGGCATATAGCAAACGCTTAATTCAACTGGCAGAAGAGGCCGGGAATAAATTAAACATTCCATTGCAAAAAGGCGTGTACGCCGGACTGCAAGGGCCATCCTTCGAAACTCCGGCAGAGTATAACTGGATTCGGGTTATCGGAGGAGACGCCGTGGGAATGTCCACCGTGCCGGAAGTCATCGTTGCCCGTCACATGAACATGGAATGTTTCGGGATGTCGGTTATCACGAACAGCACGGCCAGCGAGGAACTCATAAAAACGAACCATGCAGAAGTACAGGACGTGGGCAACCACGCTCAACCTCGAATGGGAGCTATATTCAAAGAGATTATCAGTAAACTATAA
- a CDS encoding Fic family protein: MWQELCKTREEYLERAKLDTKGYSPRRSETLLYEIARLDGMDIKKQDFFNILNDIEISPKVTREDTHRIKDLSNAFLYLVKCAQQRKRFSLDFIRDVSAKVMQHTGKEVYTTIGGYDTSLGDFRLGEEYYEEGILANYAQIPDMLEQLCKETNEKLGNVHDILTVKLAADFHYRFMHIKPFGAGNITVGLLMMNYIQMMFREPLILIPGEDKAKYLAAIKMQKDTPTPETFERFVGEELLSQLRKEVTPRK; encoded by the coding sequence ATGTGGCAAGAACTATGTAAAACCCGCGAAGAATACCTCGAAAGAGCGAAACTGGACACGAAAGGCTATTCGCCCCGACGGTCGGAAACGTTACTCTACGAGATTGCCCGCCTAGACGGCATGGACATTAAAAAACAGGACTTTTTCAATATCCTGAACGATATTGAGATCTCACCCAAAGTAACACGAGAAGACACGCACCGGATAAAAGACCTGAGCAACGCATTCCTTTACCTTGTTAAATGTGCGCAACAACGCAAAAGGTTCTCACTCGACTTCATTCGGGATGTCAGCGCAAAAGTGATGCAACACACGGGCAAAGAGGTGTACACGACGATCGGCGGTTACGATACCTCGCTGGGCGATTTCCGGCTGGGAGAAGAGTACTATGAAGAGGGTATCCTCGCTAATTATGCCCAGATCCCGGATATGCTGGAACAACTGTGTAAAGAGACAAATGAAAAGTTGGGGAACGTTCACGACATACTGACCGTGAAACTTGCCGCAGACTTTCACTATCGTTTCATGCACATAAAACCTTTCGGAGCCGGGAATATTACCGTCGGCCTCCTGATGATGAACTATATCCAGATGATGTTCAGGGAACCGCTCATCCTCATCCCGGGAGAAGACAAGGCAAAATATCTCGCTGCCATAAAAATGCAGAAGGACACCCCAACGCCCGAAACATTCGAACGTTTCGTGGGTGAGGAATTACTTTCCCAGCTTCGCAAAGAAGTCACCCCGCGGAAATAA
- a CDS encoding CidA/LrgA family protein translates to MLGGIFIIMAFYLLGECCAWLVNGFVPGSVLGMMFLFLALSMRWVRPERVRPVARFLCDNMAFFFLPAGVGIITSMDVLSRYWDIVLVVGTVTTLLVLIVVAVLQQWQEDHRAHGKTN, encoded by the coding sequence ATGTTAGGAGGAATTTTTATTATTATGGCTTTTTATTTACTGGGTGAATGTTGCGCTTGGTTGGTGAACGGTTTTGTGCCGGGGAGCGTGTTGGGGATGATGTTTTTGTTTTTGGCATTATCCATGCGTTGGGTCCGACCGGAGAGAGTGCGTCCGGTGGCTCGTTTTCTTTGTGATAATATGGCGTTTTTCTTTCTCCCGGCGGGAGTGGGGATTATCACGTCCATGGATGTATTGTCCCGTTACTGGGACATCGTGTTGGTGGTGGGGACGGTGACGACTTTGTTGGTTTTGATCGTGGTGGCGGTTTTGCAGCAATGGCAAGAGGATCATCGGGCACATGGTAAAACGAATTAA
- a CDS encoding type B 50S ribosomal protein L31, producing MKKGIHPENYRLVAFKDMSNGTTTITKSTAATKETIEIDGVEYPLVKMEISNSSHPFYTGKIKLIDTAGRVDKFMNRYKNHMENRKK from the coding sequence ATGAAAAAGGGCATACATCCTGAAAATTACAGATTAGTAGCGTTTAAAGATATGTCTAATGGAACGACTACAATCACCAAGTCTACTGCTGCAACGAAGGAGACTATCGAGATCGACGGAGTTGAATATCCATTAGTAAAGATGGAAATCTCCAACTCTTCACACCCGTTCTATACCGGTAAAATTAAACTGATCGACACTGCAGGACGTGTTGACAAGTTCATGAACCGTTACAAGAACCACATGGAAAACAGAAAGAAATAA
- a CDS encoding 3'-5' exonuclease, protein MLRDFTAIDFETANRYPTSACSIGIVVVQDGEITEEFSHLIKPEPYYFNKKFIEIHGITPVMVKDAPSFYDLWGVIGRYFDTEALVAHNAGFDMSVLKACLERADLYARLPESFCTCRLSRKLVKGLPNYKLNTLCDHFGIALNHHEALSDARGAAKIMIELSKLSLF, encoded by the coding sequence ATGTTACGGGATTTCACGGCCATAGATTTCGAGACGGCTAACCGTTACCCGACGAGTGCTTGCTCTATCGGGATTGTTGTCGTGCAGGACGGGGAGATCACGGAAGAGTTTTCGCACTTGATTAAGCCGGAACCTTACTATTTTAACAAGAAGTTTATCGAGATACATGGGATTACTCCCGTGATGGTGAAGGATGCACCTTCGTTTTATGATTTGTGGGGCGTGATCGGGCGTTACTTTGATACGGAGGCTTTGGTTGCCCACAATGCGGGGTTTGATATGAGCGTGTTGAAAGCTTGTTTGGAACGGGCGGATCTGTATGCCCGTTTACCTGAATCTTTTTGTACTTGCCGGTTGTCCCGGAAGTTGGTGAAAGGCTTGCCGAATTATAAATTGAATACTTTGTGTGATCATTTCGGGATCGCATTAAATCACCACGAGGCGTTAAGTGATGCCCGGGGTGCGGCGAAAATCATGATTGAATTGTCGAAGTTGAGTCTTTTTTAA
- a CDS encoding LrgB family protein, protein MQSIISSEIFVITLAAGVYLAALWLYRKTKLALLHPLLVSIPALVAVMSVIGMPYESFQQGSRMINFLLGPSVVALGYVLWEQVEYMKSNAVSIMTSIFVGSLVGIVSVICIARWMGADHVLIATLEPKSVTTPIAMGVAEKAGGIPAIAAVIVIVVGIFGGIVGPFVLNKLNIDSKIARGLSLGAAAHGLGTARAMELGALEGAISGLAIGLMGVTTAILVPVVEWVMSLF, encoded by the coding sequence ATGCAGTCTATTATTTCGTCAGAGATATTTGTAATAACGTTGGCAGCCGGGGTATACTTGGCTGCGCTTTGGCTATACCGGAAAACGAAGTTGGCGCTGTTACATCCTTTGTTAGTTTCTATTCCGGCGTTAGTGGCGGTGATGAGTGTGATCGGGATGCCGTATGAATCTTTCCAGCAAGGGAGCCGGATGATTAATTTCCTGCTGGGACCTTCTGTCGTGGCCTTGGGCTACGTGTTGTGGGAACAGGTGGAATACATGAAGAGTAATGCGGTGTCGATCATGACTTCTATCTTTGTCGGGAGTTTGGTGGGAATCGTGAGTGTGATTTGTATTGCTCGTTGGATGGGGGCGGACCACGTGTTGATAGCGACATTGGAGCCGAAGTCCGTGACGACCCCGATAGCAATGGGGGTGGCCGAGAAAGCGGGTGGCATTCCTGCCATCGCGGCGGTAATTGTTATCGTGGTGGGGATATTCGGGGGAATCGTGGGGCCTTTCGTGTTGAACAAGTTGAACATTGATAGTAAGATTGCCCGGGGATTATCTCTTGGTGCCGCGGCTCACGGGTTGGGTACTGCTAGGGCAATGGAGTTGGGCGCGTTGGAAGGAGCTATTAGTGGTTTGGCAATTGGTTTGATGGGAGTGACAACGGCGATACTGGTGCCTGTCGTCGAGTGGGTAATGTCATTATTTTAG
- the pgeF gene encoding peptidoglycan editing factor PgeF codes for MIRVERDKVTFYQFLGLRDFPGLIHFVSGREGGVSVGGQAALNLGFMDEDRDERVLTNRMLLAEAVGCGVDDFILGEQKHTTHVEVVTRSQRGRGGREKATRLSSTDALITRETGVCLMVLAADCVPVLMYDPRVQVITAVHAGWRGTVGGITAKTVERMREEFGCEPRDVIVGIGPSIGPCCFEVGEEVVEAAREGLGDLTGLIEPGKQAGKYLLNLWEANRRQLRQVGVEDIRIEVAGICTVCHHDRFFSYRGDRGNTGRFGAGIMLNI; via the coding sequence ATGATTAGGGTTGAGAGAGATAAAGTTACGTTCTACCAGTTCTTGGGATTACGGGATTTTCCGGGATTAATTCATTTCGTGTCGGGAAGGGAAGGTGGCGTTAGTGTCGGCGGGCAAGCCGCGTTGAACTTGGGATTCATGGATGAGGACCGGGATGAACGGGTGTTGACTAACCGGATGTTGCTGGCGGAGGCTGTTGGTTGTGGTGTGGATGATTTTATTTTGGGAGAACAAAAACATACCACTCACGTAGAAGTCGTGACCCGGTCGCAACGTGGTCGGGGAGGACGGGAGAAAGCGACTCGCTTATCTTCGACAGATGCTTTGATTACGAGAGAAACGGGTGTTTGTCTGATGGTGCTTGCTGCCGATTGTGTTCCTGTTTTGATGTACGATCCCCGGGTACAGGTTATTACTGCTGTTCATGCGGGATGGCGAGGTACGGTGGGAGGAATTACAGCGAAGACCGTAGAGCGGATGCGGGAGGAGTTTGGATGTGAACCCCGGGATGTGATTGTCGGGATAGGACCTTCTATCGGACCCTGTTGTTTTGAGGTCGGGGAAGAAGTCGTGGAGGCGGCACGTGAGGGGTTGGGAGACCTGACGGGATTGATCGAACCGGGGAAACAGGCCGGGAAGTATCTGTTGAATTTGTGGGAGGCTAATCGTCGTCAATTACGGCAAGTGGGGGTGGAGGATATTCGTATTGAAGTGGCGGGAATTTGTACCGTCTGTCATCATGATCGTTTTTTTTCTTATCGAGGGGACCGGGGAAACACGGGACGATTCGGGGCGGGAATCATGTTAAATATATAG
- the lon gene encoding endopeptidase La gives MNKIDLKDILQENLADDNQDYLSILGDEKEMLNDHTDIPDTLPILPLRNTVLFPGVIIPINIGREKSLKLIRYVYKSSVPFGVIAQRDTNTENPKLEDLYTIGTVATVLKILEMPDGTTTAIIQGKKRFELDDILYDEPYHVGKIIVKQEDTITEEDQEYNAIGEALKDMALKIVKYSSNIPNEAGFALKNIESMLFLINFISSNTDIDYRNKQELLEIDILKERATKLLELLGKQVKILELKEDIQKKVKVDLDKQQREYLLHQQMKTIQNELGTNPVDEDLQELEEAAKKKKWGKNVQEIFEKELQKLKRQNPSTPDYSVQFNYVKELTELPWEHYSEDNFDLKKASEILDADHYGLDKVKERILEYLAVLKLKGDMKSPILCLYGPPGVGKTSLGKSVARALNREFVRMSLGGLHDESEIRGHRRTYIGAMPGRIIQSIKKAGTSNPVFILDEIDKVGQDFRGDPQSALLEVLDPEQNTTFHDNYLDIDYDLSKVMFIATANDISTIAPPLRDRMEMIEVSGYLMEEKIEIAKRHLIPRQLVNHGLKTEQIEFTDDILNFIIDKYTRESGVRGLDKTLAKIMRQVAKHVALDSSFTIKPTKTTVEEYLGTPIFTREEYQGNELPGVVTGLAWTAVGGEILYVESSISKGKGALTMTGSLGDVMKESATLALEYIKSHAEELGIQPSAVEEHNIHIHVPAGAVPKDGPSAGITMVTSLASSLTGRKVKKALAMTGEITLRGKVLPVGGIREKILAAKRAGIKEIILCRENKKDIDEIKKEYVKGIKFHFVDHIREVLDIALI, from the coding sequence ATGAATAAAATAGATTTAAAAGATATTTTACAAGAAAACTTGGCGGACGATAATCAAGATTATTTATCCATCCTTGGAGACGAGAAGGAGATGCTCAACGACCACACGGATATTCCTGACACTCTGCCAATTTTACCGCTACGGAACACAGTTCTGTTCCCCGGTGTCATAATTCCTATAAATATTGGTAGGGAAAAGTCACTGAAACTCATCCGGTACGTGTATAAAAGCAGCGTACCCTTCGGTGTTATTGCCCAGAGAGACACCAACACGGAAAATCCCAAACTGGAAGACCTATACACGATAGGTACAGTTGCCACCGTCTTGAAGATATTGGAAATGCCGGATGGAACAACGACGGCTATCATACAAGGCAAAAAGAGATTCGAACTTGATGATATCCTGTACGATGAACCCTATCACGTGGGAAAAATCATTGTTAAACAAGAGGACACGATCACGGAAGAAGATCAAGAGTACAATGCTATCGGAGAGGCTTTAAAAGACATGGCCTTGAAGATTGTAAAATATTCCAGCAACATCCCGAACGAGGCAGGATTCGCTTTGAAAAACATCGAGAGCATGTTATTCCTGATCAATTTCATTTCTTCGAACACGGATATTGACTACCGGAATAAACAGGAATTACTGGAAATTGACATCCTGAAAGAACGGGCAACTAAATTACTGGAACTTTTGGGCAAACAGGTCAAAATACTGGAACTCAAAGAGGACATCCAGAAAAAAGTGAAAGTCGATCTGGATAAACAGCAACGGGAATACCTACTCCACCAGCAGATGAAGACTATTCAGAACGAACTGGGAACTAACCCGGTGGATGAAGATCTTCAAGAACTGGAAGAGGCAGCCAAAAAGAAGAAGTGGGGAAAGAACGTACAGGAAATTTTTGAAAAGGAACTTCAAAAACTAAAACGCCAAAATCCCTCCACCCCGGACTATTCCGTGCAATTCAATTACGTGAAAGAATTGACAGAGTTACCTTGGGAACATTATTCCGAAGACAATTTCGACTTGAAGAAAGCCTCCGAGATTCTGGATGCCGATCATTACGGACTGGATAAAGTGAAAGAGCGAATTCTCGAATACCTCGCCGTACTGAAACTGAAAGGAGATATGAAATCTCCAATTCTATGCCTGTACGGCCCTCCGGGAGTCGGTAAAACCTCTTTGGGAAAATCTGTCGCACGGGCCCTTAACCGAGAGTTCGTACGTATGTCATTGGGAGGCTTACACGATGAATCCGAAATCCGGGGACACCGTCGTACCTATATTGGAGCCATGCCCGGACGAATCATCCAAAGTATCAAGAAAGCCGGCACGTCAAACCCCGTGTTCATACTGGACGAGATTGACAAAGTAGGTCAGGATTTCCGGGGTGACCCGCAGTCCGCCCTGTTGGAGGTTCTTGATCCGGAACAGAACACGACCTTCCATGATAACTACCTTGATATTGACTATGATTTATCGAAAGTCATGTTTATCGCTACGGCAAACGATATTTCAACGATTGCCCCCCCACTAAGGGATCGCATGGAAATGATCGAAGTAAGCGGTTATCTCATGGAAGAAAAAATAGAGATTGCCAAACGGCATTTGATACCCAGACAATTGGTGAATCACGGGTTAAAAACAGAACAAATCGAGTTCACGGATGATATATTAAATTTCATCATCGACAAATACACCCGAGAATCGGGAGTACGGGGATTGGATAAGACTTTGGCAAAGATCATGCGTCAAGTGGCAAAGCACGTGGCTCTGGACTCGTCTTTCACGATTAAACCGACAAAAACAACCGTGGAAGAATACCTAGGTACCCCTATCTTTACCCGGGAAGAATACCAAGGTAACGAATTACCCGGAGTGGTTACCGGCTTGGCATGGACAGCCGTGGGCGGTGAAATTCTTTACGTGGAATCGAGTATCAGCAAGGGCAAAGGCGCCCTAACCATGACAGGGAGCCTCGGTGATGTGATGAAAGAATCTGCCACCTTGGCATTAGAATACATTAAATCGCACGCCGAAGAACTAGGCATCCAGCCCTCAGCCGTGGAAGAACACAATATCCACATTCACGTGCCGGCAGGTGCCGTACCGAAGGATGGTCCCTCGGCGGGTATCACCATGGTCACCTCGTTAGCCTCATCGCTAACCGGAAGAAAGGTAAAGAAAGCCCTCGCCATGACCGGAGAAATCACGTTGAGAGGTAAAGTTCTCCCCGTGGGAGGCATCCGGGAGAAGATCCTAGCTGCCAAACGTGCCGGAATCAAAGAAATCATCCTTTGCAGGGAAAACAAAAAAGACATTGACGAGATTAAAAAAGAATATGTCAAAGGCATTAAATTCCACTTCGTTGACCACATTCGGGAAGTATTGGACATTGCCTTGATCTAA
- a CDS encoding AAA family ATPase, protein MEKIINPFLIKGYAGKELFCDREQELDILYKNVCNGVDTTLISPRRIGKTGLILRFFDYLKEKAWGECVYVDIYASRNLEDLVRLLAEAILLKFPEKTNIGKRFMTFLKGLRPLIGYDALTGEPQVQIVYQMAQEKENTLKGVLDFLDSQNVNIVLAIDEFQQITEYPEQNMEALLRTYIQQLKNIRFIFSGSQRAMMLEIFSNANRPFFASTQYLAIEKIQQDVYATFITDLFERYGKQIDPNCVAEILNWSRRHTFYTQSLCNRIFAMGTSHVTTEQVKWACSDLLERNEPVFLQYRQLLTPIQWNFLIAIAKEHEVKQISAQHFISKYGIGSPANARRLAKAMIEKELVLETVDKTGVTYQVYDVFFSRWLEREY, encoded by the coding sequence ATGGAAAAAATTATAAATCCCTTTTTAATAAAAGGATATGCAGGCAAAGAGCTGTTTTGCGACCGGGAACAAGAACTTGACATTTTATACAAAAACGTATGTAATGGAGTTGATACAACACTTATATCCCCTCGAAGAATAGGTAAAACCGGCTTGATTCTACGTTTTTTCGATTATTTGAAGGAGAAAGCATGGGGAGAATGCGTGTACGTGGATATTTATGCATCCCGCAACCTAGAAGATCTTGTCCGCTTATTGGCAGAAGCCATATTGCTAAAATTTCCGGAGAAAACAAACATCGGAAAACGTTTCATGACTTTTTTGAAAGGATTACGCCCACTGATCGGCTACGACGCATTGACAGGGGAACCACAAGTACAAATCGTGTATCAAATGGCACAGGAAAAAGAGAACACGTTAAAAGGTGTTCTTGATTTCTTAGACAGCCAAAATGTGAATATCGTGTTGGCAATTGACGAGTTCCAACAGATAACGGAATACCCCGAACAAAACATGGAAGCTTTATTGCGAACATATATACAACAACTTAAAAATATACGATTCATTTTTAGCGGAAGCCAGCGGGCAATGATGTTGGAAATATTCTCGAATGCCAACCGACCTTTCTTTGCCAGTACACAATACCTCGCTATAGAAAAAATCCAGCAGGACGTGTATGCTACGTTCATTACTGATTTATTTGAACGTTACGGAAAACAAATAGACCCGAATTGTGTTGCAGAAATTCTCAACTGGAGCAGAAGGCATACATTTTACACGCAAAGTTTATGTAACCGAATTTTTGCCATGGGTACATCCCACGTGACAACAGAACAAGTAAAATGGGCTTGCTCTGATCTATTGGAACGTAATGAACCTGTTTTCTTGCAATATCGTCAACTATTGACTCCAATTCAGTGGAATTTTTTAATTGCCATTGCCAAAGAACACGAAGTCAAACAAATCTCAGCACAACATTTTATCAGTAAATATGGAATCGGTTCACCCGCCAATGCAAGACGATTGGCAAAAGCAATGATCGAAAAAGAGTTAGTTCTCGAAACCGTGGATAAAACTGGGGTGACGTACCAAGTCTATGATGTATTTTTTTCAAGATGGTTAGAACGTGAATATTAA
- the lpxK gene encoding tetraacyldisaccharide 4'-kinase: MVLKNLILWPLSVLYGIGVSIRNRLFNLGILKIREFDVPIICVGNITVGGTGKTPHTESLINELKNDYRVACLSRGYKRKTSGFVLATENSTANDIGDEPMQIKNKFPEITVAVDADRVRGIKKLMQLPEKPEVIILDDGFQHRYVKADINIMLIDYNRPIYEDHLLPLGRLRESIHAKDRANYVIVTKCPANISPIEKRIILKHLNLKAYQQLLFTSMRYGEPRSLDGNSHHAVTPKTAILCVTGIAQPAPYVEHLKQMTDQIDHITFPDHHNYSDTDIKHILQEYDKISSTDKCIFTTEKDAVRLTLCDIPEEIKRQIFYIPIEPEFLTPRDQLIKNIYDYVRQDTRK, encoded by the coding sequence ATTGTGTTGAAAAATCTCATTTTATGGCCTTTAAGCGTACTGTACGGCATCGGGGTCAGTATTCGTAACCGTTTGTTCAACTTGGGCATACTAAAGATACGGGAGTTTGACGTTCCCATTATTTGCGTGGGAAATATCACCGTGGGCGGAACGGGAAAAACCCCTCACACGGAATCCCTGATCAACGAGTTGAAAAATGATTACCGTGTAGCCTGTCTCAGCCGGGGGTATAAACGAAAGACATCTGGTTTCGTGCTGGCAACGGAAAACTCCACGGCAAACGACATCGGGGACGAACCCATGCAAATAAAGAACAAATTCCCGGAAATCACGGTAGCCGTGGATGCGGATCGAGTGCGTGGCATCAAGAAACTCATGCAACTCCCGGAAAAACCGGAAGTAATCATCTTGGATGACGGTTTTCAACACCGCTACGTGAAAGCGGACATAAACATCATGCTGATCGACTATAATCGTCCTATCTACGAGGACCATTTACTTCCCCTTGGACGTCTCCGGGAAAGTATTCACGCCAAAGACAGGGCCAATTATGTCATCGTGACCAAATGTCCTGCGAACATCTCTCCCATAGAGAAACGGATCATCCTGAAACACTTGAATTTAAAAGCCTACCAACAGCTTTTGTTCACTTCCATGAGATACGGGGAGCCTCGTTCGCTGGACGGGAACAGTCATCACGCGGTAACGCCGAAAACGGCCATACTCTGTGTCACCGGGATTGCCCAACCGGCTCCCTACGTGGAACATTTAAAACAGATGACAGACCAGATCGATCACATCACATTCCCGGACCATCACAATTACAGTGACACGGACATAAAACATATTCTCCAAGAGTACGATAAAATCAGCTCCACGGACAAATGCATCTTCACCACGGAAAAAGATGCCGTCCGCCTCACGTTATGCGATATACCGGAAGAGATCAAGCGACAGATTTTCTATATCCCGATCGAACCGGAATTCCTGACTCCAAGAGATCAACTCATAAAAAATATATACGACTATGTTAGACAAGATACGAGAAAGTAG
- a CDS encoding GlmU family protein — protein MKIILFDDKSWGTLRPLTFTRPISELRVGILTIREKWEKRFGDKVAYLTKDYLQEKFPLSVEDDNLLINSSVCPNDELIQEIKSLQAGEMLLQGDCLIAVRMGKQDVATFDPVTIPDFTRKEYMGVFTRVVYPYHLFSLNARELEVDFRLITEGRESVPLNSCVQVYGEHPVFVEEGAVVRCAVINTEGGPVYIGKDAEIMEGVLVRGPLAMCEHSVLTMGAKVYGATTLGPYCKCGGEVNNVVMIGYSNKAHDGFLGNSVLGEWCNIGAGTNNSNLKNTYVEVKLWDYETKHFRRTGLQFCGLIMGDHAKLGISTMINTGTVIGVGTNIFGSDFPRNFVPSFSWGGASGFTEHKMNQFVSTAEAVMKRRNKTFHDVDRRIIEHVFADPER, from the coding sequence ATGAAAATAATTTTGTTTGATGATAAAAGTTGGGGTACTTTAAGGCCCTTGACTTTTACTCGTCCGATTTCTGAATTGAGGGTTGGAATTCTCACGATCCGGGAAAAGTGGGAAAAGCGGTTTGGGGATAAGGTTGCATATCTGACCAAAGATTACCTTCAGGAAAAGTTCCCGTTGTCTGTGGAAGACGATAATTTGCTTATCAATAGTTCGGTATGCCCGAATGATGAATTGATTCAGGAAATCAAGTCTTTGCAGGCTGGAGAGATGTTATTACAGGGTGATTGTCTGATCGCCGTGCGAATGGGTAAACAGGACGTTGCAACCTTTGATCCAGTGACGATACCCGATTTTACACGTAAAGAATACATGGGAGTGTTTACCCGTGTTGTTTATCCTTATCATTTGTTTTCTCTGAATGCCCGAGAACTGGAGGTTGATTTCCGGTTGATCACGGAAGGACGTGAGAGTGTCCCGTTGAATAGTTGCGTGCAGGTGTATGGAGAACATCCCGTTTTCGTCGAAGAGGGGGCTGTTGTACGTTGTGCGGTAATTAACACGGAGGGTGGTCCGGTGTATATCGGTAAAGATGCCGAGATTATGGAAGGTGTTTTGGTGCGGGGCCCATTGGCCATGTGTGAGCATTCGGTACTGACGATGGGGGCCAAGGTGTACGGGGCAACGACTCTCGGGCCGTATTGCAAATGTGGGGGAGAGGTCAATAACGTCGTGATGATTGGCTATTCGAATAAGGCGCATGACGGTTTTCTCGGGAATTCCGTGCTGGGCGAATGGTGTAACATTGGTGCCGGAACGAATAATTCTAATCTGAAGAACACTTACGTGGAGGTGAAGTTATGGGATTACGAGACCAAGCATTTCCGTCGGACCGGACTTCAATTCTGCGGTCTGATCATGGGTGACCATGCAAAACTGGGTATTTCCACCATGATTAACACCGGAACAGTGATCGGTGTGGGGACCAATATTTTCGGTTCGGATTTTCCTCGGAATTTTGTTCCTTCTTTCTCATGGGGTGGAGCCAGTGGGTTTACGGAGCATAAAATGAATCAGTTCGTTTCCACGGCTGAGGCTGTCATGAAACGCCGGAACAAGACGTTTCATGATGTTGATCGCCGGATTATAGAGCATGTTTTTGCTGATCCCGAACGATAA